Proteins co-encoded in one Streptomyces sp. NBC_01283 genomic window:
- a CDS encoding ABC transporter substrate-binding protein, whose amino-acid sequence MPRTRTTIGSALAAALLLGGCGAEVDTASDTEGAAGASKKVTVKRCGEPVPYRTPQRAVVYEGGSADKMFSLGLTKHVHGYVMPPANPPVSESPWASEYAKVKMLGDDLLNKELVVEAKSDFVVAGWNSGFSDQRGITPAILDKLGIQSFMHTESCFNYPKYPEKVTPFKALYSDLDRLGKIFGVEKKADEVVGGLKKRVAAVESKAPKNPEGGRVPVFLYDSGTDQPFTAGSQVPPNDIIKAAGGRNIFDGLDERWTQVNWEAVAKAEPEVVIIFDYGDMPAKKKIEFLEKSPHTRELPAVKKNNFFVLDYNEGISGPRNIDGLEKFGKYVRELKR is encoded by the coding sequence ATGCCCAGAACACGTACCACCATCGGATCGGCGCTCGCGGCGGCCCTGCTGCTCGGCGGCTGCGGCGCGGAGGTCGACACAGCCTCCGACACCGAGGGAGCCGCGGGCGCCTCCAAGAAGGTCACCGTCAAGCGCTGCGGTGAGCCGGTCCCGTACAGGACCCCGCAGCGCGCGGTGGTCTACGAAGGCGGCAGCGCCGACAAGATGTTCAGCCTCGGCCTGACGAAGCACGTCCACGGCTACGTGATGCCTCCGGCCAACCCCCCGGTGAGCGAGTCCCCTTGGGCGTCGGAGTACGCCAAGGTGAAGATGCTCGGCGACGACCTGCTCAACAAGGAGCTGGTCGTGGAGGCGAAGTCCGACTTCGTCGTCGCCGGGTGGAACTCGGGCTTCAGCGACCAACGGGGCATCACCCCGGCGATCCTGGACAAGCTCGGCATCCAGAGCTTCATGCACACGGAGAGCTGCTTCAACTACCCCAAGTACCCGGAGAAAGTGACCCCGTTCAAGGCCCTGTACTCGGACCTGGACCGCCTAGGCAAGATCTTCGGGGTCGAGAAGAAGGCGGACGAGGTCGTGGGCGGCCTCAAGAAGCGCGTGGCCGCCGTCGAGTCCAAGGCCCCCAAGAACCCCGAGGGCGGCCGGGTCCCCGTCTTCCTCTACGACTCCGGCACGGACCAGCCCTTCACGGCCGGCAGCCAGGTCCCGCCCAACGACATCATCAAGGCCGCGGGCGGCAGGAACATCTTCGACGGCCTCGACGAGCGCTGGACCCAGGTCAACTGGGAGGCCGTCGCCAAGGCCGAGCCCGAGGTCGTGATCATCTTCGACTACGGCGACATGCCCGCCAAGAAGAAGATCGAGTTCCTGGAGAAGTCCCCGCACACCAGGGAACTGCCCGCCGTGAAGAAGAACAACTTCTTCGTCCTCGACTACAACGAGGGCATCAGCGGCCCGCGCAACATCGACGGCCTGGAGAAGTTCGGGAAGTACGTGCGGGAACTGAAGCGGTGA
- a CDS encoding MarR family winged helix-turn-helix transcriptional regulator has product MTSSPTAVPPPPGGELPATELPVADPSHAELPDVPDAELLRLDHQVCFSLHAASRAFGGVYRDALKDLGLTYPQYLVMLVLWEHGPQPVKAIGERLRLDSGTLSPLLKRLEAAGLVRRERSAADERSVTVQLTEAGDELRERALPVPRRILASTGMTVEEILTLQGLLGRLTGSLDQAQ; this is encoded by the coding sequence ATGACGTCATCGCCGACCGCCGTACCGCCCCCGCCCGGAGGCGAGCTGCCCGCCACCGAGCTGCCCGTCGCCGATCCGTCGCACGCCGAGCTGCCGGACGTGCCCGACGCCGAGCTGCTCCGCCTCGATCACCAGGTCTGCTTCTCGCTGCACGCCGCCTCGCGCGCCTTCGGCGGCGTGTACCGCGACGCCCTCAAGGATCTGGGCCTCACCTATCCCCAGTACCTGGTGATGCTGGTGCTCTGGGAACACGGTCCGCAGCCCGTCAAGGCGATCGGCGAGCGGCTGCGTCTCGACTCCGGCACGCTCTCGCCGCTCCTCAAGCGTCTTGAGGCCGCGGGGCTCGTACGGCGCGAGCGCAGCGCCGCCGACGAGCGCTCCGTCACGGTCCAGCTGACGGAGGCGGGGGACGAGCTGCGCGAGCGCGCGCTGCCCGTCCCACGCCGGATCCTCGCGTCGACCGGGATGACCGTCGAGGAGATCCTCACCCTCCAGGGGCTCCTCGGGCGGCTCACGGGCTCACTCGACCAGGCTCAGTGA
- a CDS encoding organic hydroperoxide resistance protein, translated as MNALYTAVATANGREGRAVSSDGQIDLALAMPPALGGNGQGTNPEQLFAAGYAACFASAMGAVAREMKVDTKDVSVTAEVSIGKDDAGFGLAVVMRVELPDSLAGETGQQLVEATHAYCPYSKATRGNIEVELVIE; from the coding sequence ATGAACGCGCTGTACACCGCCGTCGCCACCGCCAACGGCCGCGAGGGCCGCGCCGTCAGCTCCGACGGCCAGATCGACCTAGCGCTCGCCATGCCCCCGGCCCTCGGCGGCAACGGACAGGGCACCAACCCCGAGCAGCTCTTCGCCGCCGGGTACGCGGCCTGCTTCGCCAGCGCCATGGGAGCCGTCGCCCGTGAGATGAAGGTCGACACGAAGGACGTCTCGGTGACCGCCGAGGTCTCCATCGGCAAGGACGACGCGGGTTTCGGCCTCGCGGTCGTGATGCGCGTGGAGCTGCCGGACTCCCTGGCCGGCGAGACCGGGCAGCAGCTGGTCGAGGCCACGCACGCGTACTGCCCGTACTCGAAGGCGACCCGCGGCAACATCGAGGTCGAGCTCGTCATCGAGTAG
- a CDS encoding M28 family metallopeptidase — protein sequence MPRTLRRATAGVATLAAAGLLAVTAPTALAAPSPTLAAPDIPLANVKAHLSQFQSIATANGGNRAHGRAGYKASIDYAKAKLDAAGFTTTVQQFTSSGATGYNLIADWPGGDANSVLMAGAHLDSVTAGPGINDNGSGSAGILETALAVSRAQLKPAKHLRFAWWGAEELGMIGSRYYVNNLPSAERSKVSGYLNFDMIGSPNPGYFVYDDDPTIEKTFKDFYAGLNIPTEIETEGDGRSDHASFKNVGIPVGGLFSGADYTKTSAQAQKWGGTAGQAFDRCYHSSCDTSANINDTALDRNSDAIAYAIWTLGADTPVPPGDTYENTADVTIPDNGAAVTSTVNVTGRTGNAPATLQVGVDIRHTWRGDLVVDLVAPDGTAYRLKNSSSNDSADNVVATYTVNASSEAANGAWKLRVQDVAAQDTGYINSWKLTF from the coding sequence ATGCCCCGCACCCTGAGACGGGCCACCGCGGGCGTCGCCACGCTCGCCGCCGCCGGACTGCTCGCCGTCACCGCGCCCACGGCGCTCGCGGCCCCCTCCCCGACGCTCGCGGCACCCGACATCCCGCTCGCCAACGTCAAGGCGCACCTCTCGCAGTTCCAGTCCATCGCCACGGCCAACGGCGGCAACCGTGCCCATGGGCGCGCCGGCTACAAGGCCTCCATCGACTACGCGAAAGCCAAGCTGGACGCGGCCGGATTCACCACCACCGTCCAGCAGTTCACCTCCAGCGGCGCCACCGGCTACAACCTCATCGCCGACTGGCCCGGCGGCGACGCGAACAGCGTCCTGATGGCGGGCGCCCACCTCGACAGCGTCACGGCGGGCCCCGGCATCAACGACAACGGCTCGGGTTCGGCCGGCATCCTGGAGACCGCGCTCGCCGTCTCGCGCGCGCAGCTCAAGCCCGCCAAGCACCTGCGGTTCGCCTGGTGGGGCGCAGAGGAGCTGGGCATGATCGGCTCCCGGTACTACGTCAACAACCTGCCCTCCGCGGAGCGTTCAAAGGTCAGCGGCTATCTCAACTTCGACATGATCGGCTCCCCGAACCCGGGTTACTTCGTCTACGACGACGACCCCACGATCGAGAAGACCTTCAAGGACTTCTACGCGGGCCTGAACATACCCACGGAGATAGAGACCGAGGGCGACGGCCGCTCCGACCACGCCAGCTTCAAGAACGTCGGCATCCCGGTCGGCGGCCTGTTCTCCGGCGCCGACTACACCAAGACGTCCGCCCAGGCCCAGAAGTGGGGCGGCACGGCGGGCCAGGCCTTCGACCGCTGCTACCACTCGTCGTGCGACACCTCGGCGAACATCAACGACACCGCACTGGACCGCAACAGCGACGCCATCGCTTACGCGATCTGGACGCTCGGCGCGGACACCCCGGTCCCGCCGGGTGACACGTACGAGAACACCGCGGACGTCACCATCCCGGACAACGGCGCGGCCGTGACCTCGACGGTGAACGTGACCGGCCGCACGGGCAACGCCCCGGCCACCCTGCAGGTGGGCGTCGACATCCGGCACACCTGGCGCGGTGACCTGGTGGTCGACCTGGTCGCCCCCGACGGCACGGCGTACCGCCTGAAGAACTCCAGCAGCAACGACTCGGCGGACAACGTCGTCGCGACGTACACGGTCAACGCGTCGAGCGAGGCGGCGAACGGCGCCTGGAAGCTGCGCGTGCAGGACGTGGCGGCACAGGACACCGGCTACATCAACAGCTGGAAGCTGACCTTCTAG
- the msrB gene encoding peptide-methionine (R)-S-oxide reductase MsrB, producing the protein MSYDVEKPDEQWRAELSPSEYAVLRQAGTEPAFRGEYTDTKTKGVYSCRACGAELFTSEEKFESHCGWPSFFDPKDTDAVELIEDTSHGMVRTEVRCARCGSHLGHVFEGEGYATPTDQRYCINSISLTLAPTEG; encoded by the coding sequence ATGTCGTACGACGTCGAGAAGCCGGACGAGCAGTGGCGCGCGGAGCTGAGCCCCTCGGAGTACGCGGTGCTGCGCCAGGCGGGCACGGAGCCCGCGTTCCGGGGTGAGTACACCGACACCAAGACCAAGGGTGTCTACTCCTGCCGCGCGTGCGGCGCCGAGCTGTTCACCTCGGAGGAGAAGTTCGAGTCGCACTGCGGCTGGCCGAGCTTCTTCGACCCCAAGGACACGGACGCGGTCGAGCTGATCGAGGACACCTCGCACGGCATGGTGCGCACGGAGGTCCGCTGTGCCCGATGCGGGTCGCACCTCGGTCACGTATTCGAGGGCGAGGGCTATGCCACGCCGACGGACCAGCGGTACTGCATCAACTCGATCTCGCTGACGCTGGCGCCCACGGAGGGCTGA
- the murC gene encoding UDP-N-acetylmuramate--L-alanine ligase yields MAPGLPTAMDRPHFIGIGGAGMSGIAKILAQRGAKVAGSDARESATAEALRTLGATVHIGHDAAHLASDATCVVVSSAIRADNPELARATELGIPVVHRSDALASLMEGLRPIAVAGTHGKTTTTSMLAVTLSTLGLDPSYAIGGDLDAPGSNALHGDGDIFVAEADESDRSFHKYAPEVAIVLNVELDHHANYASMDEIYESFETFAGKIVPGGTLVIAADQDGAAELTRRVRGALPDLKVVTYGESEGSDLRIHKITPRGLTSEVTVVLNGKFLTFTVSVPGRHYAHNAVAALAAGIALGIPAHNLASALGSYTGVKRRLQLKGEAKGVQVIDSYAHHPTEMTADLEAMRSSAGDSRLLVLFQPHLFSRTQELGKEMGQALALADASVVLDIYPAREDPIPGITSALITDAAVAAGADVRAVHDKTEAVTVIAGMTRPGDLVLTMGAGDVTDLGPQILAGLSH; encoded by the coding sequence ATGGCACCCGGCCTGCCCACCGCCATGGACCGACCGCACTTCATCGGCATCGGCGGCGCCGGAATGTCTGGCATCGCCAAGATCCTGGCCCAGCGCGGCGCCAAGGTCGCCGGCAGCGACGCGCGGGAGTCCGCCACGGCCGAGGCCCTGCGGACCCTGGGCGCCACGGTCCACATCGGCCACGACGCCGCGCACCTCGCGTCCGACGCGACCTGCGTGGTCGTCTCCTCCGCGATCCGCGCCGACAACCCCGAACTGGCCCGTGCCACGGAGCTCGGCATTCCGGTCGTGCACCGCTCGGACGCCCTTGCCTCCCTCATGGAGGGCCTGCGCCCGATCGCGGTGGCCGGTACGCACGGCAAGACCACGACGACGTCGATGCTCGCCGTCACCCTCTCCACCCTCGGCCTCGATCCCTCGTACGCGATCGGCGGCGACCTCGACGCGCCGGGCTCGAACGCGCTGCACGGCGACGGCGACATCTTCGTGGCCGAGGCGGACGAGAGCGACCGCAGCTTCCACAAGTACGCGCCCGAGGTCGCCATCGTCCTGAACGTGGAGCTCGACCACCACGCCAACTACGCGTCGATGGACGAGATCTACGAGTCCTTCGAGACCTTCGCGGGCAAGATCGTCCCCGGCGGCACGCTGGTGATCGCCGCGGACCAGGACGGCGCGGCCGAGCTGACGCGGCGCGTGCGCGGCGCGCTGCCGGACCTCAAGGTCGTCACGTACGGCGAGTCCGAGGGCTCCGACCTGCGCATCCACAAGATCACCCCGCGCGGTCTGACCAGCGAGGTCACGGTCGTCCTGAACGGCAAGTTCCTGACCTTCACGGTCTCGGTCCCCGGCCGCCACTACGCCCACAACGCGGTGGCCGCCCTGGCCGCGGGCATCGCCCTCGGCATCCCGGCGCACAATCTCGCGTCGGCCCTCGGCTCGTATACCGGCGTCAAGCGCCGCCTCCAGCTCAAGGGCGAGGCGAAGGGCGTCCAGGTCATCGACTCGTACGCGCACCACCCCACGGAGATGACCGCGGACCTGGAGGCGATGCGCTCCTCCGCGGGCGACTCGCGCCTTCTGGTCCTCTTCCAGCCCCACCTCTTCTCCCGCACGCAGGAGCTGGGCAAGGAGATGGGCCAGGCCCTGGCCCTCGCGGACGCCTCCGTGGTCCTGGACATCTACCCCGCCCGCGAGGACCCGATCCCCGGCATCACCAGCGCCCTGATCACCGACGCGGCCGTCGCGGCCGGCGCCGACGTCCGGGCCGTGCACGACAAGACCGAGGCCGTCACGGTCATCGCGGGAATGACCAGGCCCGGTGATCTCGTTCTCACCATGGGAGCGGGCGACGTCACGGACCTCGGCCCGCAGATCCTGGCCGGGCTCTCCCACTGA
- a CDS encoding indole-3-glycerol phosphate synthase, whose product MFTSVLMIEKALTSADVEFVTTLHGDETVTFRVLLQPRGDQADRLLRAIDDVALGELDEAAREGDVPEGQDATAPAQKALEVSLTALRAAGCEARGQLIEDHPLDALRQLVDEAGADEVIVLTDPHYVEEFFHRDWASRARHKVGVPVLKLFSHAKD is encoded by the coding sequence GTGTTCACAAGCGTATTGATGATCGAGAAGGCCCTGACGTCCGCCGACGTGGAGTTCGTCACCACCTTGCACGGCGACGAGACGGTCACCTTCCGAGTGCTGCTCCAGCCCCGCGGCGATCAGGCGGACCGCCTGCTGCGGGCCATCGACGACGTGGCGCTGGGGGAGCTCGACGAGGCGGCGAGGGAAGGCGACGTCCCCGAGGGGCAGGACGCCACGGCCCCCGCGCAGAAGGCCCTCGAGGTCTCGCTGACGGCGCTGCGCGCGGCGGGCTGCGAGGCGAGGGGACAGCTGATCGAGGACCACCCCCTCGACGCGCTCAGGCAGCTGGTCGACGAGGCGGGCGCGGACGAGGTCATCGTGCTGACCGACCCGCACTACGTGGAGGAGTTCTTCCACCGGGACTGGGCCTCACGGGCGCGGCACAAGGTCGGCGTACCGGTCCTGAAGCTGTTCTCGCACGCGAAGGACTAG
- a CDS encoding pyrimidine reductase family protein → MRRLFPVTDQTDETSVREWELGELADAYAYPPGDTPWLRANMVSTLDGAAQHDGRSQPISNAADMRIFGTLRAVADAVVVGAETVRQEGYRPARVREAFAERRAAAGQSVVPAIAVVSASLNLDFSLPLFTSPPVPTLVVTGAAAPADRVAEAEKAGAVVVVAGEGTAVEPERIAPALAERGLTRLLTEGGPRLLGQFVAAGALDELCLTVSPMLTAGDAQRIAWGSALAVPERFVLASLLEEAGFLFTRYRRT, encoded by the coding sequence ATGCGACGCCTGTTCCCTGTGACCGACCAGACAGACGAAACATCAGTACGAGAGTGGGAGCTGGGCGAGCTGGCCGACGCGTACGCCTACCCTCCGGGCGACACTCCCTGGCTGCGCGCCAACATGGTGTCCACGCTCGACGGGGCGGCCCAGCACGACGGCCGGTCGCAGCCCATCTCGAACGCCGCGGACATGCGGATCTTCGGCACCCTGCGCGCGGTCGCCGATGCCGTGGTCGTGGGTGCCGAGACGGTCCGCCAGGAGGGTTACCGCCCGGCACGCGTGCGTGAGGCCTTCGCTGAGCGCAGGGCGGCTGCCGGGCAGTCGGTGGTGCCCGCGATCGCCGTCGTCAGCGCGAGCCTGAACCTGGATTTCAGCCTTCCGCTTTTCACCTCGCCCCCGGTGCCCACGCTCGTGGTGACCGGTGCCGCGGCGCCCGCCGACCGGGTCGCGGAGGCGGAGAAGGCGGGTGCCGTGGTGGTGGTCGCGGGGGAGGGCACGGCGGTCGAGCCGGAGCGGATCGCGCCCGCCCTGGCCGAGCGCGGCCTGACCCGGCTGCTCACGGAGGGCGGGCCACGGCTGCTCGGCCAGTTCGTGGCGGCGGGGGCCCTGGACGAGCTCTGTCTGACGGTGTCCCCGATGCTCACCGCGGGGGACGCGCAGCGGATCGCCTGGGGGTCCGCGCTCGCGGTGCCGGAACGATTCGTCCTGGCTTCCCTGCTGGAGGAGGCCGGGTTCCTCTTCACCCGATACCGTCGGACCTGA
- the zapE gene encoding cell division protein ZapE, with protein MSSSTAAPGQSPIAEAAPLSLCAREPHVPADRLVAEMVPPPRFDSVRFDTYIPDPNQPSQTEAVRVLSGFAAGLGGAHASGAGKKRWFGRAKPAAPTGPRGVYLDGGYGVGKTHLLASLWHATPAAPEQKAFGTFVELTNLVGALGFQQTVRTLGGHRLLCIDEFELDDPGDTVLVSSLLSRLVDEGVALAATSNTLPGKLGEGRFASADFLREIQGLATHFKSLRIDGEDYRHRGLPEAPSPHSEEQVTRTAYATQGASLDDFPHLLDHLARVHPSRYGALTDDLRAVCLTDVTPVPDQSTALRLVVLADRLYDREVPVLASGVPFDQLFSEDMLNGGYRKKYFRAISRLTALARDAKSLVKP; from the coding sequence GTGTCGTCCTCCACCGCCGCCCCCGGGCAGAGCCCCATAGCCGAAGCGGCTCCCCTGTCGCTGTGCGCCCGCGAGCCCCATGTCCCCGCCGACCGTCTGGTCGCCGAGATGGTGCCGCCCCCGCGCTTCGACTCCGTCCGCTTCGATACGTACATCCCGGACCCGAACCAGCCGAGCCAGACCGAGGCCGTGCGGGTCCTGAGCGGCTTCGCGGCCGGGCTCGGCGGGGCGCACGCGTCCGGCGCCGGCAAGAAGCGCTGGTTCGGCCGCGCCAAGCCGGCGGCCCCCACGGGACCCCGCGGTGTCTACCTCGACGGTGGCTACGGCGTGGGCAAGACCCACCTCCTGGCCTCCCTCTGGCACGCGACGCCCGCCGCGCCCGAGCAGAAGGCGTTCGGCACCTTCGTCGAGCTGACGAACCTGGTCGGGGCGCTCGGCTTCCAGCAGACCGTGCGCACCCTCGGCGGGCACCGGCTGCTCTGCATCGACGAATTCGAGCTCGACGACCCGGGCGACACAGTGCTCGTCTCCTCGCTGCTCTCGCGGCTCGTCGACGAGGGCGTCGCGCTCGCCGCGACCTCGAACACGCTTCCGGGCAAGCTCGGCGAGGGCAGGTTCGCATCCGCCGACTTCCTGCGCGAGATCCAGGGCCTGGCCACCCACTTCAAGTCGCTGCGGATCGACGGCGAGGACTACCGCCACCGGGGTCTTCCGGAGGCGCCGTCCCCGCACTCGGAGGAGCAGGTCACCAGGACCGCGTACGCGACCCAAGGCGCGAGCCTCGACGACTTCCCGCATCTGCTCGACCACCTCGCGCGTGTCCACCCCAGCCGGTACGGAGCGCTCACCGACGACCTCAGGGCCGTCTGCCTCACCGATGTGACGCCCGTCCCCGACCAGTCGACCGCCCTGCGCCTCGTCGTGCTCGCCGACCGCCTGTACGACCGCGAGGTCCCCGTGCTCGCCTCGGGTGTCCCCTTCGACCAGCTGTTCAGCGAGGACATGCTGAACGGCGGCTACCGGAAGAAGTACTTCCGGGCGATCTCCCGGCTCACCGCGCTCGCGCGGGACGCGAAGAGCCTCGTCAAGCCGTAG
- a CDS encoding alkaline phosphatase PhoX, with translation MSTTRRQVLARTGAVGAGIAFTGALSELFAGSAAAQGKAGYGPLVPDPAGLLDLPKGFRYKVLSREGGDLPSGEGKVPSNFDGMATFRGRKGGTNLVRNHENRKDGRIPVPTVEGLTYDPMGKGGCTALSLDRHNNVIGERVAIAGTAVNCAGGPTPWGTWLTCEETEDKAGTNGYTKDHGFIFEVDPVDPRRTGAVPLTAMGRFQHEAIAVDPRRGVVYETEDAFLKPFGLFYRFLPKKPEGGRGSLRAGGKLQAMRVPGVPDLSAIQETGAHFEGVEWVDVPDPLAAQTPIRNQDFGPKGITHAQKLEGCYWGGSSVYFVSSFAHSAEGSAADHFGQIWRYEPSKRRLTLVIVFGPSTDIQLPGESPDNICLAPSGGLMVAEDGGGAQHVYGLTRRGEVYAMARGQQNIGTPEEPEWGEFAGVCFSPDHETMYVNCYTPGTTFAVTGPWHRT, from the coding sequence ATGTCCACGACACGACGTCAGGTGCTAGCCCGTACCGGTGCGGTGGGTGCGGGAATCGCCTTCACCGGAGCGCTCTCGGAACTCTTCGCGGGCAGCGCCGCCGCGCAGGGCAAGGCCGGGTACGGGCCGCTGGTGCCCGACCCCGCCGGTCTGCTCGATCTGCCGAAAGGTTTCCGCTACAAGGTCCTCTCGCGGGAGGGCGGCGATCTGCCGTCCGGTGAGGGCAAGGTGCCGAGCAACTTCGACGGCATGGCCACGTTCCGCGGCAGGAAGGGCGGCACGAATCTCGTCCGCAACCACGAGAACCGCAAGGACGGCAGAATCCCCGTGCCCACGGTCGAGGGCCTCACCTACGACCCGATGGGCAAGGGCGGCTGTACGGCGCTCTCCCTCGACCGCCACAACAACGTCATCGGTGAGCGCGTCGCGATCGCCGGTACCGCGGTCAACTGCGCGGGTGGGCCCACCCCTTGGGGCACCTGGCTGACCTGCGAGGAGACCGAGGACAAGGCCGGCACGAACGGCTACACCAAGGACCACGGCTTCATCTTCGAGGTCGACCCCGTCGACCCGCGCCGCACCGGAGCCGTACCGCTCACCGCGATGGGCCGCTTCCAGCACGAGGCGATCGCCGTCGATCCACGGCGAGGTGTCGTCTACGAGACCGAGGACGCCTTCCTCAAGCCCTTCGGCCTCTTCTACCGCTTCCTGCCCAAGAAACCCGAGGGAGGCCGCGGTTCGCTCCGCGCGGGCGGCAAGCTGCAGGCCATGCGGGTGCCGGGCGTGCCCGACCTGTCCGCGATCCAGGAGACGGGTGCACACTTCGAGGGCGTCGAATGGGTCGACGTGCCCGACCCGCTCGCGGCTCAGACCCCCATCAGGAACCAGGACTTCGGCCCCAAGGGCATCACGCACGCGCAGAAGCTGGAGGGCTGCTACTGGGGCGGGAGCTCCGTCTACTTCGTGTCGTCGTTCGCGCACAGCGCGGAGGGCTCCGCGGCCGACCACTTCGGGCAGATCTGGCGCTACGAACCCTCGAAGCGCCGCCTCACCCTGGTGATCGTCTTCGGCCCGAGCACCGACATCCAGCTGCCCGGCGAGTCCCCCGACAACATCTGCCTCGCACCCAGCGGCGGCCTGATGGTGGCCGAGGACGGCGGGGGCGCGCAGCACGTGTACGGCCTGACGCGGCGCGGCGAGGTCTACGCGATGGCCCGCGGGCAGCAGAACATCGGCACCCCCGAGGAGCCCGAGTGGGGCGAGTTCGCGGGCGTCTGCTTCTCGCCGGACCACGAGACGATGTACGTCAACTGCTACACCCCCGGCACGACGTTCGCGGTGACGGGTCCGTGGCACCGGACCTGA